AAGCAAAGCCAGTCATGGTGTGCTGGTAAAAGGCGAAAACGGACTGCTTGTGCGTTTGGCGCGGTGCTGTAATCCTGTACCAGGCGATGAAATTATCGGCTTTGTTACGCGGGGACGCGGCGTGTCTGTTCATCGTGCCGATTGCCTCAACATCTTAAATAATCAAGCCGAATTTGAGCGAATGATTGAAGTATCTTGGGATGTGTCGCTTGATCAGGTTTATCCTGTGACAGTAGAGGTGACAGGCACGGATCGAGCCGGTTTATTATCCGATATTATGGTACTTTCATCAGAAGAGAAGATTAATATTAGTACAATTAATGCGAAGGTGCATAAAAATAAGTCTGCTGTCATTACCTTGTCTTTCGAATTAAAAAATGTCAGTCAGTTAGAACTGGTTATGACGAAGATTCGCCGGATCAAAGACGTTTATACAGTGCAGCGGTCTGTTCGCGGAATAGGAGGGAGTGCATGAGAGCGCTTGTACAGCTTGTGGACAGTGCCTCAGTGAGTGTTGAGGAACAAGTAATCGGTCAAATCCAGGGGGGTTTACTTATTTTGCTTGGGGTTCATGACAGTGATACTCTAAAAGATGCCGACTATCTTGTTGATAAGATTACGAATCTACGTATTTTTGTTGATGAGTCAGGCAAAATGAATTTGTCTGTTAAAGATGTAGGTGGCGAGTTGCTTGTTGTCTCACAGTTTACCTTATATGGTGACTGCCGCAAAGGACGACGGCCCAGCTTCGATCATGCAGCATCTCCGGTTAAAGCTCAGGATTTTTATGAGTATTTTGTTTCCCAGTGCCGAAAGCAGCTTGTTACGGCGACAGGAAAATTCCAGGCTGAAATGCTTGTATCATCCGTTAATCATGGCCCGGTGAGTATTTTGCTTGACAGTACCAAATTATTTTAAGCATAATAGGTAATAAGGTTTATTCGGTAAAGGAGTTGTCGTGTGTGAAGATAATCAAACTGGAAGTTGGCAATTTAGGAACAAATTGTTACATCGTTTATTGCGAGAAATCCCTTGAAGCCGCTATTATTGATCCCGGCGGTAATGCTGATGAAATTATGCGGATGGTGCGCCGTGAGAATTTAACGGTGAAGTATCTTATTTTGACGCATGGTCATGCCGATCATATTATGGGATTGGCAGAAGTTAGGAAAGCTACCGGAGCACCCGTTTTAATTCATGAAGCCGATAATAAAATGCTGACAAATGCCTCGCTTAACCTATCAGGGTTTATGGGACCTGGCTTTACTACTCATCAGGCCGATCAAACGCTTTGTCAGGGCGATGTTATTCAATTTGGTACAGTGAAATTCATCGTCAGGCATACGCCAGGTCATACACCAGGCGGTATTAGTCTAGTAGGTGAAGGCCTTGTGATTAGCGGGGATACTCTATTTACTGAGTCTGTGGGGCGAACAGATTTTCCTGGCGGTTCGCATCAACAATTGATTCACAGCATTCAAGAACAGTTAATGACTCTTTCTGATGATACGAAGGTATTACCTGGTCATGGTCCTGAGACTACCATTGGCTGGGAGAGAAAAATGAATCCCTTTATTCAAGAGGAATTCTGAATAATGAATGGGGGGGCGTGGCCATGTCTTTAGCTCGTACGAACTTTTTACGCGGTCTTATTGTGGTCGTGAGTCTCTATGTTTCTTATCAAGCGTCTAGCGTGTTTCTTCCTTTGATTCTATCACTTGTGATTGCCTTCATTCTCAATCCCTTTGTGAATGGGTTAAGTACCTTTTTAAGTTCACGGCGCAGAAAATTTCCACGCAGTTTGGCCGTTATCATTACGATGGCTATTAGTTTTTTATTGTTTTTTAGTATTATATCTTTTATTTTTTTGCCCTTTGTGAATGAATTTAATAAGTTTGTTCAAAATTTGCCATTGATCTTTGAACAGCTTCATACACTGGCCCTTGTGGTTGGTGAAAGAGCAAATAATGTGGATATACCAAGCAATGTTCGAAATATTATCGATCAGGGATTATCCAGTGCAACGGCTTTTTCCATTGATTTTGCCAAGCGTACGGTTGTTACAGTATTTTCAATAGCTTCTCATGTCGTAGAGCTTGTTGTGATTCCTGTTCTTGTCTATTATTTTTTAAAAGATGGATGTGCCATGGAGCAGGCAATTATCCATTTATTCACACCTGGTTATCGCACCCTTGTTCAATCCATTTTGCAGGAAATGGCAGCTACAATTGGCGCTTATCTTCATGGTCAGGTACTCATCAGTGTGATTATGGGGATTACTGTATTTTGTGGACTTTATTGGCTTGATGTGGATTATCCCCTTGTGATTGCACTGCTTGCTTTTCTGACAGAAACAATTCCAATTATTGGTCCGATTATTGGTGCTGTACCAGCAGTGCTGCTGGCTTATTTGATTTCACCGGAACTGGCCATGAAAGTGACAATCTTTTATGTTGTTGTTCATCAGCTTGACAGTCATGTGATTGTACCCAATATTATGGGGCATACCATTGCTCTGCATCCCGTTGTTGTGATTATTAGTGTGTTAGTCGCGAGCCAACTGTTTGGTATTATCGGTATGATGATGGCTGTACCTGTTGCAGCGCTACTTAGGGTATTTATTCGGCATTTACAAATTGTGGGGTAGGGGGTGAAACAATGTCTATTACATTAGCAGAGTTAAAACAAAAGCTCTCTCAAAATCATAGTAAGCTGACGCCACAGCGACAAATGATATTACAGGCTTTTTTAAATCACCCGGAGGAGCATTTAAGCGCTGAAGATGTCCATCAGATTGTGAAACCTTTGGCGTCAGATATTGGTGTGGCGACGGTTTATCGTACCTTAGAACTTTTGAGTGAATTAAAGTTATTAAACAAGATGGATTTTGGTGATGGTCGTAGCCGTTATGAAATACAAAAGAATGATGAATCTCATTGCCATCATCATCTGATTTGCTTGTCTTGTGGCAAGGTGAAAGAGTTTGAAGATGATTTATTGGAATCATTGGAAACGGCCATTGCGAAAAAAAGTAATTTTACCATTGTCGATCATCAACTGAAGTTTTATGGTTATTGTCAGGAGTGCCGCAAACAGTGACTGAACAGTATTATTTGAGTGAAAATTCTTTTGGGCATCAGGCCACAGCCGATGTGATGAAGGTTTTTGGCTTTGAAGAAGGCAGTGAAGCAGAGTCCAAACTAATTATTGAGCATATTTCATATGAAGAGATTGTAAGTACAAAGTGTGCTTTTTGGGATCGTGGTCTTTGGGTGAGACGTGAAAAGAAAAGAAAAATTGATGGTAGTGATTGTCATTTTGGCAAAGAACATGTGGCGCGTCTCAATACGTTCCATTTGCTTACGGAATTCACGGGATGCTCACCGACTCCCTGGGGTATCTTGAAGGGGGTTCGCCCGACGAAGATTGCTCATAGACTACTTGATGAAGGTCGCCCGGAAGCGGATGTTTTACGTATTTTTTGCGATGAATATGCTGTCAGTGCTGCCAAGGCCCGGCTTGTTACGGACATTGCCTTGAGACAAAGATCGGTCTTAACTTACAATAACTCACAGAAAATTAGTGTTTACGTGGGGATTCCTTTTTGCCCTTCACGTTGTTTTTATTGCTCATTTCCTGGTATGGCTTTGCCACAGCCTGATGCAGTTAAGAACTTTCTTACGGCTCTCCATGCTGATATTTGTGATGCCAGTCAAAGTATTGTAAGGCATGGCTTTGAGGTTGAGAGTATTTATGTTGGCGGCGGCACACCGACAAGTCTGGCGACGGCTGATTTGGAGCAGGTGCTTGTTTGGATTGAACAGCATCTTAAGGGGCCTAAAACGAAGGAAATAACGGTGGAGGCCGGGCGCCCCGACAGTCTGAATCACGATAAAATTCGCCTCTTAGGTGCCCATGATGTGACACGTGTCAGTGTGAATCCGCAGTCAATGCAGCAAAAAACATTAAAACGCATTGGACGAAACCATACAATTCAGGATATAATAAACATATTCATGGAATTTCGCTCTGTAACAAAGTGCTTGATTAACATGGATGTCATTGCCGGTTTGCCTGGGGAAACCTTAGCCGATATGACGGATACACTAGAGAAAATTCGTCAATTAAATCCCGATAATCTGACGGTACATACGCTTTCTGTCAAGCGTGGTTCAAATTTGCAATCACTGCTTGTGACAGATCCGCTCTTTACTCTGGAAGATTTACCTGAGCCGAGTGTAGTGACACGAATGATAGACAAGGCCGCTTCTGTTGCGGCGAGTATGCACATGAAACCTTATTATTTGTACAGGCAGAAAAATATGGTAGGCAATCTGGAAAATGTGGGCTATGCTAAGGAGCCTCATTTGTCTTATTACAATATTCAAATGATGGAGGAACGGCAAACGGTCATTGGAATTGGCCCGGGTGCAACAACCAAGGCGGTTGTGGACAAGACCCACCGATTGAAAAGCTGTTATCATGCAAAAAATGTAGTATATTATCAAAAAGATCTGGACAGGTATCTTGCTAAGCGGCGAACATTGCTTGAGAGACTTTGCGCCGGAACCCTTTTTATGGAATAGAAGGAGGTTTTACCATGTTGACTACAGCGCCGCGAGGAACCAAAGATATTTTGCCTGTGAATAGCAGCCACTGGCAGTATGTAGAGCAGGTAGCGCGTGAAGTTTGTCGTACCTTTGCTTATGATGAAATCAGAACGCCTATTTTTGAGCATACGGAGCTATTTTTGCGGGGCATTGGTGAAACAACGGATATTGTAGAAAAAGAAATGTATACCTTTATGGATCGCGGTAAGCGCAGCATTACACTCAGGCCAGAAAATACGGCAGCTGTTGTGCGGTCATATCTGGAAAATAAACTGTATGCTGATTCTGTACCGAACAAACTTTACTATATTGGGCCGATGTTTCGTTATGACCGTCCCCAAGCGGGGCGGCTTCGTCAGTTTCATCAGTTTGGTATTGAAGCCATTGGTTCAGCAGGTCCATTAATTGATGCTGAAATTATTACCTTAGCGGTGGAATTTTTTCATAAGTTAGGTCTTACGGATCTTACTCTTTATATCAATTCCGTGGGGTGCCCCAAATGTCGTCCTGTTTACCGCGAAAAATTGCAGGCTTTTTTAAAAGACAAGGTATCTGAACTTTGTCCCGATTGTCAGTCGCGCTATGATCGCAAT
This portion of the Pelorhabdus rhamnosifermentans genome encodes:
- the dtd gene encoding D-aminoacyl-tRNA deacylase, with the protein product MRALVQLVDSASVSVEEQVIGQIQGGLLILLGVHDSDTLKDADYLVDKITNLRIFVDESGKMNLSVKDVGGELLVVSQFTLYGDCRKGRRPSFDHAASPVKAQDFYEYFVSQCRKQLVTATGKFQAEMLVSSVNHGPVSILLDSTKLF
- a CDS encoding MBL fold metallo-hydrolase, whose product is MKIIKLEVGNLGTNCYIVYCEKSLEAAIIDPGGNADEIMRMVRRENLTVKYLILTHGHADHIMGLAEVRKATGAPVLIHEADNKMLTNASLNLSGFMGPGFTTHQADQTLCQGDVIQFGTVKFIVRHTPGHTPGGISLVGEGLVISGDTLFTESVGRTDFPGGSHQQLIHSIQEQLMTLSDDTKVLPGHGPETTIGWERKMNPFIQEEF
- a CDS encoding AI-2E family transporter produces the protein MSLARTNFLRGLIVVVSLYVSYQASSVFLPLILSLVIAFILNPFVNGLSTFLSSRRRKFPRSLAVIITMAISFLLFFSIISFIFLPFVNEFNKFVQNLPLIFEQLHTLALVVGERANNVDIPSNVRNIIDQGLSSATAFSIDFAKRTVVTVFSIASHVVELVVIPVLVYYFLKDGCAMEQAIIHLFTPGYRTLVQSILQEMAATIGAYLHGQVLISVIMGITVFCGLYWLDVDYPLVIALLAFLTETIPIIGPIIGAVPAVLLAYLISPELAMKVTIFYVVVHQLDSHVIVPNIMGHTIALHPVVVIISVLVASQLFGIIGMMMAVPVAALLRVFIRHLQIVG
- a CDS encoding Fur family transcriptional regulator — its product is MSITLAELKQKLSQNHSKLTPQRQMILQAFLNHPEEHLSAEDVHQIVKPLASDIGVATVYRTLELLSELKLLNKMDFGDGRSRYEIQKNDESHCHHHLICLSCGKVKEFEDDLLESLETAIAKKSNFTIVDHQLKFYGYCQECRKQ
- the hemZ gene encoding coproporphyrinogen dehydrogenase HemZ; the encoded protein is MTEQYYLSENSFGHQATADVMKVFGFEEGSEAESKLIIEHISYEEIVSTKCAFWDRGLWVRREKKRKIDGSDCHFGKEHVARLNTFHLLTEFTGCSPTPWGILKGVRPTKIAHRLLDEGRPEADVLRIFCDEYAVSAAKARLVTDIALRQRSVLTYNNSQKISVYVGIPFCPSRCFYCSFPGMALPQPDAVKNFLTALHADICDASQSIVRHGFEVESIYVGGGTPTSLATADLEQVLVWIEQHLKGPKTKEITVEAGRPDSLNHDKIRLLGAHDVTRVSVNPQSMQQKTLKRIGRNHTIQDIINIFMEFRSVTKCLINMDVIAGLPGETLADMTDTLEKIRQLNPDNLTVHTLSVKRGSNLQSLLVTDPLFTLEDLPEPSVVTRMIDKAASVAASMHMKPYYLYRQKNMVGNLENVGYAKEPHLSYYNIQMMEERQTVIGIGPGATTKAVVDKTHRLKSCYHAKNVVYYQKDLDRYLAKRRTLLERLCAGTLFME